One Megachile rotundata isolate GNS110a chromosome 5, iyMegRotu1, whole genome shotgun sequence genomic region harbors:
- the LOC100877177 gene encoding putative multidrug resistance-associated protein lethal(2)03659 isoform X1 — protein sequence MDKSERNLLKNPRQNANLLSILTFWWILKLFIVGYKKELEEEDLYCPLREDRSSYLGERIVKYWEIEVKRHEKKKDSPKPSLFRVLYKCFGKIVMNTGLALFVLEFGIRIIHPFLLARLLRYFAGNRKDWTSDVHYYAAAFCLLPLLDVLIMHWSLQTLTHVGMKIRVACCTLIYRKILRLSNSVLENETSAGQMVNFLSNDVNRLDYFVFSIHYLWIGPLQVFLIAYLIYREIGLGAITGMMTFLLCIPLQLYFGKRVSRLTLVSAQKTDNRLSLMNQIIAGVELIKMYVWEVPYSLLVEKARRKEVDVIKKYSIVEQIGLTCDIYVPRVSLFITILTYVLTGNTIDAEKVFMTTAFYAILQSSMTVGFTLSVHLLAEAMVSVRRLEKFMMHPEIIPPPKTQNQVATQSLPVYLKNVSARWDESRDCTLQNVDLSIQAGSFVAVIGQIGSGKSSLLKAILSELPLQDGILETTGKISFADQRPWIFASSIRQNILFGQPYNEKRYNEVIKVCQLKRDIDSFTHKDSTMVGERGINLSGGQRARINLARAIYAEADIYLLDDPLSAVDGHVGSHIVDECICGFLKGKTRILVTHQIQYLKPADQIVVINGGAVQAKGSFEELQRMSLDFMKIFKEVEESKTKEPETEEKQTIEETKKEEEPEVGSEPVEVAETRTVGKISAAVFLAYWKASKNPCLLAFMVVLFILSQVMASGADYLLAFWVNTEVASWVNIGNGTMAFQWNTLLSRDGIIYIYSALTFGFVCVYIVEAFTYYGVCMRASKNLHAAMFRSIVRATMYFFNTNPAGRILNRFSKDIGAIDKKLPFTTFDVTIMFLTFIGTVVIVGTVSAWLLIPTFVALLIFYYMRVIYIATSRSVKRMEGTTRSPVFDHVGATLQGLTTIRAFKAEEIVTKDFDNHQDLHTSTWFIFITISRAFGLYIEWFCLIYVGIITIAFLLFEDLAIAGDIGLVITQITAVTKILQWGMRQTAELENHMTSIERVLEYSHLEEEPFLDSIPEKKPPKEWPTAGMVEFKNVRLKYGPKSAYVLKGINFVVKSKEKIGVVGRTGAGKTSLISALFRLAYIEGEISIDNIPTDTVALHDFRSKISIIPQEPVLFSGSLRRNLDPFDEYSDNDLWSALQEVELKKTIADMPAGLTSKVAEEGSNFSVGQRQLLCLVRALVRNNKIMVLDEATANVDSQTDSMIQKTVRKKFKHCTVFTIAHRLNTIMDSDKILVMDQGNLMEFDHPYILLQKKGYFYNMVQQTGPTMANSLFETAKKFFYKNNEALS from the exons GATCATACATCCTTTCCTTCTCGCTAGATTACTACGTTACTTCGCTGGGAATAGAAAGGATTGGACCAGTGATGTACATTACTATGCAGCAGCATTTTGTTTACTACCTTTGCTAGATGTTCTGATTATGCATTGGTCCTTACAAACCTTGACGCATGTCGGAATGAAAATTAGAGTGGCTTGTTGTACCTTGATTTATAGGAAGATATTGAGACTATCCAATTCTGTCCTTGAAAATGAAACCTCTGCTGGGCAG ATGGTTAATTTCTTGAGTAACGACGTTAATCGTCTCGATTACTTCGTCTTTAGTATTCATTATTTATGGATTGGACCTCTACAAGTATTTCTAATAGCCTATTTAATATATCGTGAGATAGGCCTGGGAGCTATTACTGGGATGATGACATTTTTATTATGCATACCATTACAGT tATATTTTGGAAAGAGAGTGTCACGTTTGACTCTTGTATCGGCCCAGAAGACTGACAATAGATTAAGTTTGATGAACCAAATTATAGCTGGTGTAGAATTAATCAAGATGTACGTTTGGGAGGTACCGTACTCTCTTCTCGTTGAAAAAGCTAGACG AAAAGAAGTGGATGTGATCAAGAAATATTCGATTGTCGAGCAAATAGGTTTAACGTGTGATATCTATGTTCCTCGAGTCAGCTTATTTATTACGATATTAACCTACGTTTTAACTGGCAACACCATAGATGCCGAGAAAGTATTTATGACTACTGCGTTTTACGCCATTTTACAAAGCTCTATGACCGTCGGTTTCACTCTAA GTGTCCATCTGCTAGCTGAAGCCATGGTGTCCGTCAGGCGTCTCGAGAAGTTCATGATGCACCCCGAAATCATTCCTCCGCCGAAGACGCAGAATCAAGTAGCCACCCAATCACTGCCCGTATACCTGAAAAACGTGTCCGCCAGGTGGGACGAGTCCAGAGACTGCACTTTACAAAACGTAGATTTATCGATACAAGCCGGAAGCTTCGTAGCGGTGATCGGACAAATCGGTTCTGGAAAGAGTAGCCTCCTAAAAGCGATACTCAGTGAGTTACCATTACAAGATGGCATCCTAGAAACCACCGGTAAAATAAGTTTCGCCGATCAACGACCTTGGATATTTGCCTCCTCCATCCGACAGAACATACTGTTTGGTCAGCCTTACAACGAAAAGCGTTACAACGAGGTGATTAAAGTCTGTCAACTAAAACGCGACATAGATTCGTTTACGCACAAAGACAGTACGATGGTCGGCGAAAGAGGGATCAATTTAAGTGGCGGTCAACGAGCTAGAATTAATTTGGCCCGTGCCATCTACGCCGAGGCCGACATATATCTGTTGGATGATCCTCTATCGGCGGTCGACGGACACGTGGGTAGCCACATCGTGGACGAGTGTATCTGCGGTTTCCTCAAGGGCAAGACTCGAATTCTAGTCACCCATCAGATCCAGTACTTGAAACCCGCCGATCAGATCGTCGTGATCAACGGCGGTGCCGTGCAAGCGAAGGGCAGCTTCGAGGAGCTTCAGAGGATGAGTCTGGACTTCATGAAGATCTTCAAAGAGGTGGAAGAGAGCAAGACCAAAGAACCCGAAACCGAGGAGAAGCAAACGATCGAGGAGACGAAGAAAGAGGAGGAACCGGAAGTAGGCAGTGAACCTGTCGAGGTGGCAGAAACGAGAACCGTAGGGAAAATTTCCGCCGCCGTTTTCTTAGCCTACTGGAAAGCAAGCAAAAACCCGTGTCTGCTCGCTTTCATGGTGGTTCTGTTTATTTTGAGTCAAGTAATGGCGAGCGGCGCTGACTACTTGCTCGCGTTCTGGGTGAACACCGAGGTAGCCTCGTGGGTTAATATCGGAAATGGTACGATGGCTTTTCAATGGAATACTTTACTATCTCGCGatggaattatttatatttacagcGCCTTAACGTTCGGCTTCGTCTGCGTCTATATCGTCGAAGCGTTCACGTACTATGGGGTCTGCATGAGAGCCTCGAAAAATTTGCACGCGGCGATGTTTCGTAGTATTGTTCGGGCTACTATGTACTTTTTCAACACGAATCCTGCTGGTCGTATATTAAACAG GTTTTCCAAAGACATTGGTGCTATCGATAAGAAGCTTCCTTTCACGACGTTCGATGTCACAATTATGTTCTTAACGTTTATCGGAACTGTAGTAATTGTGGGTACTGTCAGCGCGTGGTTATTGATACCGACATTTGTCGCTCTACTCATTTTCTACTACATGCGAGTTATTTATATTGCAACTAGTCGTTCTGTTAAACGTATGGAGGGTACAA CACGATCGCCAGTGTTTGATCACGTCGGTGCAACCCTGCAGGGTCTCACGACAATCAGAGCGTTCAAAGCTGAAGAAATAGTCACAAAAGATTTCGACAATCATCAGGACCTTCACACGTCCACCTGGTTCATATTTATAACCATTTCCCGAGCCTTCGGTCTGTATATAGAGTGGTTCTGTCTGATCTATGTAGGAATAATCACAATCGCGTTCTTATTATTCGAGGATCTCGCTATTGCCGGAGACATAGGTTTGGTGATCACGCAGATCACCGCGGTGACTAAAATTTTGCAATGGGGTATGAGGCAAACTGCCGAGTTAGAAAATCACATGACTTCCATCGAAAGAGTTTTAGAGTACAGTCATTTGGAGGAAGAACCCTTCTTAGACAGTATACCGGAAAAGAAACCTCCCAAGGAGTGGCCCACTGCGGGCATGGTGGAATTCAAAAATGTCAGATTAAAGTATGGACCGAAGAGTGCTTACGTGTTGAAGGGTATAAACTTCGTGGTGAAATCCAAAGAGAAAATTGGTGTCGTTGGGAGAACCGGTGCAGGGAAGACCTCGTTGATCAGTGCTCTCTTTCGATTGGCATACATAGAAGGAGAAATCAGCATAGACAATATACCCACAGACACAGTTGCGTTGCACGACTTCCGTTCAAAGATCAGTATTATACCCCAAGAACCGGTGCTGTTTAGTGGTAGTCTTCGAAGAAATTTGGATCCCTTCGATGAGTATTCTGATAACGATTTATGGAGTGCGCTTCAAGAAGTAGAATTGAAGAAGACTATCGCGGATATGCCAGCAGGTTTAACTAGCAAAGTAGCCGAGGAGGGATCAAATTTTAGCGTTGGACAACGTCAATTATTGTGTCTTGTTAGAGCACTTGTTAGGAATAATAAGATTATGGTTCTTGATGAAGCCACTGCCAATGTTGACTCGCAAACTGATTCCATGATTCAAAAGACTGTTAGGAAGAAGTTTAAGCATTGTACTGTCTTCACTATAGCGCATAGATTAAATACCATTATGGATAGTGATAAAATACTTGTGATGGACCAAGGTAACTTAATG gaatttgatcatCCTTATATTCTATTGCAAAAGAAaggatatttttacaatatggtACAACAAACAGGTCCTACAATGGCAAATAGCTTATTTGAAACAGCAAAGAAG TTTTTTTACAAGAACAACGAAGCACTGTCTTGA
- the LOC100877177 gene encoding putative multidrug resistance-associated protein lethal(2)03659 isoform X2, with amino-acid sequence MHWSLQTLTHVGMKIRVACCTLIYRKILRLSNSVLENETSAGQMVNFLSNDVNRLDYFVFSIHYLWIGPLQVFLIAYLIYREIGLGAITGMMTFLLCIPLQLYFGKRVSRLTLVSAQKTDNRLSLMNQIIAGVELIKMYVWEVPYSLLVEKARRKEVDVIKKYSIVEQIGLTCDIYVPRVSLFITILTYVLTGNTIDAEKVFMTTAFYAILQSSMTVGFTLSVHLLAEAMVSVRRLEKFMMHPEIIPPPKTQNQVATQSLPVYLKNVSARWDESRDCTLQNVDLSIQAGSFVAVIGQIGSGKSSLLKAILSELPLQDGILETTGKISFADQRPWIFASSIRQNILFGQPYNEKRYNEVIKVCQLKRDIDSFTHKDSTMVGERGINLSGGQRARINLARAIYAEADIYLLDDPLSAVDGHVGSHIVDECICGFLKGKTRILVTHQIQYLKPADQIVVINGGAVQAKGSFEELQRMSLDFMKIFKEVEESKTKEPETEEKQTIEETKKEEEPEVGSEPVEVAETRTVGKISAAVFLAYWKASKNPCLLAFMVVLFILSQVMASGADYLLAFWVNTEVASWVNIGNGTMAFQWNTLLSRDGIIYIYSALTFGFVCVYIVEAFTYYGVCMRASKNLHAAMFRSIVRATMYFFNTNPAGRILNRFSKDIGAIDKKLPFTTFDVTIMFLTFIGTVVIVGTVSAWLLIPTFVALLIFYYMRVIYIATSRSVKRMEGTTRSPVFDHVGATLQGLTTIRAFKAEEIVTKDFDNHQDLHTSTWFIFITISRAFGLYIEWFCLIYVGIITIAFLLFEDLAIAGDIGLVITQITAVTKILQWGMRQTAELENHMTSIERVLEYSHLEEEPFLDSIPEKKPPKEWPTAGMVEFKNVRLKYGPKSAYVLKGINFVVKSKEKIGVVGRTGAGKTSLISALFRLAYIEGEISIDNIPTDTVALHDFRSKISIIPQEPVLFSGSLRRNLDPFDEYSDNDLWSALQEVELKKTIADMPAGLTSKVAEEGSNFSVGQRQLLCLVRALVRNNKIMVLDEATANVDSQTDSMIQKTVRKKFKHCTVFTIAHRLNTIMDSDKILVMDQGNLMEFDHPYILLQKKGYFYNMVQQTGPTMANSLFETAKKFFYKNNEALS; translated from the exons ATGCATTGGTCCTTACAAACCTTGACGCATGTCGGAATGAAAATTAGAGTGGCTTGTTGTACCTTGATTTATAGGAAGATATTGAGACTATCCAATTCTGTCCTTGAAAATGAAACCTCTGCTGGGCAG ATGGTTAATTTCTTGAGTAACGACGTTAATCGTCTCGATTACTTCGTCTTTAGTATTCATTATTTATGGATTGGACCTCTACAAGTATTTCTAATAGCCTATTTAATATATCGTGAGATAGGCCTGGGAGCTATTACTGGGATGATGACATTTTTATTATGCATACCATTACAGT tATATTTTGGAAAGAGAGTGTCACGTTTGACTCTTGTATCGGCCCAGAAGACTGACAATAGATTAAGTTTGATGAACCAAATTATAGCTGGTGTAGAATTAATCAAGATGTACGTTTGGGAGGTACCGTACTCTCTTCTCGTTGAAAAAGCTAGACG AAAAGAAGTGGATGTGATCAAGAAATATTCGATTGTCGAGCAAATAGGTTTAACGTGTGATATCTATGTTCCTCGAGTCAGCTTATTTATTACGATATTAACCTACGTTTTAACTGGCAACACCATAGATGCCGAGAAAGTATTTATGACTACTGCGTTTTACGCCATTTTACAAAGCTCTATGACCGTCGGTTTCACTCTAA GTGTCCATCTGCTAGCTGAAGCCATGGTGTCCGTCAGGCGTCTCGAGAAGTTCATGATGCACCCCGAAATCATTCCTCCGCCGAAGACGCAGAATCAAGTAGCCACCCAATCACTGCCCGTATACCTGAAAAACGTGTCCGCCAGGTGGGACGAGTCCAGAGACTGCACTTTACAAAACGTAGATTTATCGATACAAGCCGGAAGCTTCGTAGCGGTGATCGGACAAATCGGTTCTGGAAAGAGTAGCCTCCTAAAAGCGATACTCAGTGAGTTACCATTACAAGATGGCATCCTAGAAACCACCGGTAAAATAAGTTTCGCCGATCAACGACCTTGGATATTTGCCTCCTCCATCCGACAGAACATACTGTTTGGTCAGCCTTACAACGAAAAGCGTTACAACGAGGTGATTAAAGTCTGTCAACTAAAACGCGACATAGATTCGTTTACGCACAAAGACAGTACGATGGTCGGCGAAAGAGGGATCAATTTAAGTGGCGGTCAACGAGCTAGAATTAATTTGGCCCGTGCCATCTACGCCGAGGCCGACATATATCTGTTGGATGATCCTCTATCGGCGGTCGACGGACACGTGGGTAGCCACATCGTGGACGAGTGTATCTGCGGTTTCCTCAAGGGCAAGACTCGAATTCTAGTCACCCATCAGATCCAGTACTTGAAACCCGCCGATCAGATCGTCGTGATCAACGGCGGTGCCGTGCAAGCGAAGGGCAGCTTCGAGGAGCTTCAGAGGATGAGTCTGGACTTCATGAAGATCTTCAAAGAGGTGGAAGAGAGCAAGACCAAAGAACCCGAAACCGAGGAGAAGCAAACGATCGAGGAGACGAAGAAAGAGGAGGAACCGGAAGTAGGCAGTGAACCTGTCGAGGTGGCAGAAACGAGAACCGTAGGGAAAATTTCCGCCGCCGTTTTCTTAGCCTACTGGAAAGCAAGCAAAAACCCGTGTCTGCTCGCTTTCATGGTGGTTCTGTTTATTTTGAGTCAAGTAATGGCGAGCGGCGCTGACTACTTGCTCGCGTTCTGGGTGAACACCGAGGTAGCCTCGTGGGTTAATATCGGAAATGGTACGATGGCTTTTCAATGGAATACTTTACTATCTCGCGatggaattatttatatttacagcGCCTTAACGTTCGGCTTCGTCTGCGTCTATATCGTCGAAGCGTTCACGTACTATGGGGTCTGCATGAGAGCCTCGAAAAATTTGCACGCGGCGATGTTTCGTAGTATTGTTCGGGCTACTATGTACTTTTTCAACACGAATCCTGCTGGTCGTATATTAAACAG GTTTTCCAAAGACATTGGTGCTATCGATAAGAAGCTTCCTTTCACGACGTTCGATGTCACAATTATGTTCTTAACGTTTATCGGAACTGTAGTAATTGTGGGTACTGTCAGCGCGTGGTTATTGATACCGACATTTGTCGCTCTACTCATTTTCTACTACATGCGAGTTATTTATATTGCAACTAGTCGTTCTGTTAAACGTATGGAGGGTACAA CACGATCGCCAGTGTTTGATCACGTCGGTGCAACCCTGCAGGGTCTCACGACAATCAGAGCGTTCAAAGCTGAAGAAATAGTCACAAAAGATTTCGACAATCATCAGGACCTTCACACGTCCACCTGGTTCATATTTATAACCATTTCCCGAGCCTTCGGTCTGTATATAGAGTGGTTCTGTCTGATCTATGTAGGAATAATCACAATCGCGTTCTTATTATTCGAGGATCTCGCTATTGCCGGAGACATAGGTTTGGTGATCACGCAGATCACCGCGGTGACTAAAATTTTGCAATGGGGTATGAGGCAAACTGCCGAGTTAGAAAATCACATGACTTCCATCGAAAGAGTTTTAGAGTACAGTCATTTGGAGGAAGAACCCTTCTTAGACAGTATACCGGAAAAGAAACCTCCCAAGGAGTGGCCCACTGCGGGCATGGTGGAATTCAAAAATGTCAGATTAAAGTATGGACCGAAGAGTGCTTACGTGTTGAAGGGTATAAACTTCGTGGTGAAATCCAAAGAGAAAATTGGTGTCGTTGGGAGAACCGGTGCAGGGAAGACCTCGTTGATCAGTGCTCTCTTTCGATTGGCATACATAGAAGGAGAAATCAGCATAGACAATATACCCACAGACACAGTTGCGTTGCACGACTTCCGTTCAAAGATCAGTATTATACCCCAAGAACCGGTGCTGTTTAGTGGTAGTCTTCGAAGAAATTTGGATCCCTTCGATGAGTATTCTGATAACGATTTATGGAGTGCGCTTCAAGAAGTAGAATTGAAGAAGACTATCGCGGATATGCCAGCAGGTTTAACTAGCAAAGTAGCCGAGGAGGGATCAAATTTTAGCGTTGGACAACGTCAATTATTGTGTCTTGTTAGAGCACTTGTTAGGAATAATAAGATTATGGTTCTTGATGAAGCCACTGCCAATGTTGACTCGCAAACTGATTCCATGATTCAAAAGACTGTTAGGAAGAAGTTTAAGCATTGTACTGTCTTCACTATAGCGCATAGATTAAATACCATTATGGATAGTGATAAAATACTTGTGATGGACCAAGGTAACTTAATG gaatttgatcatCCTTATATTCTATTGCAAAAGAAaggatatttttacaatatggtACAACAAACAGGTCCTACAATGGCAAATAGCTTATTTGAAACAGCAAAGAAG TTTTTTTACAAGAACAACGAAGCACTGTCTTGA